Proteins from a single region of Nocardioides anomalus:
- the panC gene encoding pantoate--beta-alanine ligase, producing the protein MELVPTRTELRERLAGKASVALVPTMGALHDGHASLLREARGRAEVVVTSVFVNPLQFGAGEDLERYPRTLDEDLRICDKEGVDLVFAPAVEEVYPGWPAQPQVTVEPGPLATVLEGRTRPGHFRGVLTVVAKLFGLVRPDVAVFGQKDYQQLVLVRRMVDDLCLGVEVVGAETVREPDGLALSSRNRYLDPDQRREAAVLSKALHRAQEDAVRGVDAALGAARAALRTGHGVDLDYLVVTDPDLGELPRDAPPGTEARVLIAAKLGSTRLIDNMPLTIGHP; encoded by the coding sequence ATGGAGCTCGTCCCCACCCGGACCGAGCTCCGCGAGCGGCTCGCCGGGAAGGCCTCGGTCGCCCTGGTGCCCACCATGGGCGCGCTCCACGACGGGCACGCCAGCCTGCTGCGCGAGGCGCGAGGGCGCGCGGAGGTCGTCGTGACGAGCGTGTTCGTCAACCCGCTGCAGTTCGGCGCCGGCGAGGACCTCGAGCGCTACCCGCGCACGCTCGACGAGGACCTCCGGATCTGCGACAAGGAGGGCGTCGACCTGGTCTTCGCCCCCGCGGTCGAGGAGGTCTACCCCGGCTGGCCCGCCCAACCCCAGGTCACGGTCGAGCCCGGCCCGCTCGCCACCGTGCTCGAGGGCCGCACCCGGCCCGGCCACTTCCGCGGCGTGCTGACCGTCGTGGCCAAGCTGTTCGGGCTGGTCCGGCCCGACGTCGCGGTCTTCGGCCAGAAGGACTACCAGCAGCTGGTCCTGGTCCGCCGGATGGTCGACGACCTGTGCCTCGGCGTCGAGGTCGTCGGCGCCGAGACCGTCCGCGAGCCCGACGGCCTGGCCCTGTCCAGCCGCAACCGCTACCTCGACCCCGACCAACGCCGCGAGGCCGCCGTCCTCAGCAAGGCCCTGCACCGCGCCCAGGAGGACGCCGTCCGCGGCGTGGACGCCGCCCTGGGCGCCGCCCGCGCCGCCCTGCGCACCGGCCACGGCGTCGACCTGGACTACCTGGTCGTCACCGATCCCGACCTCGGCGAGCTGCCCCGCGACGCACCCCCCGGCACCGAGGCGCGCGTGCTCATCGCCGCCAAGCTCGGCTCCACCCGCCTCATCGACAACATGCCCCTCACGATTGGACACCCCTGA
- a CDS encoding Rossmann-like and DUF2520 domain-containing protein, with protein MSALRVGVVGAGRVGAVLSAALRAAGHDVVAAAGESDASRSRIASLLPGVPRRKPTAVARTAGLLLLAVPDDMLGNVVTMLADSGALRPGQLVVHTSGRHGLAVLEPARAVGARIAAMHPAMTFTGTAVDLERLTGTVFGLTADPAERAVVEGLVADLGGTPMWVPEEMRTLYHAGLAHGANHLVTLVTEAMEILSAAGADDPAGTLRPLLTAALDNALAHGDAALTGPIVRGDLGTVEAHLRDVEANAPQTLASYVALARATLGRAVTDGRLVPLRAQRIREALDAAETRARVRVR; from the coding sequence ATGTCCGCCCTGAGGGTGGGCGTCGTCGGCGCAGGTCGCGTCGGCGCCGTCCTGAGTGCTGCGCTCCGCGCGGCCGGCCACGACGTGGTCGCGGCCGCCGGTGAGTCCGACGCCTCGCGCAGCCGCATCGCTTCGCTGCTGCCGGGCGTACCCCGCCGCAAGCCGACAGCCGTGGCCCGGACCGCCGGCCTGCTGCTGCTCGCGGTGCCCGACGACATGTTGGGCAACGTGGTGACGATGCTGGCCGACAGCGGCGCCCTGCGCCCGGGTCAGCTCGTCGTGCACACCTCGGGCCGCCACGGGCTGGCCGTCCTCGAGCCGGCCCGCGCGGTCGGCGCGCGGATCGCGGCGATGCACCCGGCGATGACCTTCACCGGCACGGCGGTCGACCTCGAGCGGCTGACCGGGACCGTCTTCGGCCTCACCGCCGACCCGGCCGAGCGCGCCGTGGTCGAGGGCCTGGTCGCCGACCTGGGGGGTACGCCGATGTGGGTGCCCGAGGAGATGCGCACGCTGTACCACGCGGGCCTGGCCCACGGCGCCAACCACCTGGTCACCCTGGTCACCGAGGCCATGGAGATCCTCTCCGCGGCCGGGGCCGACGACCCGGCCGGCACGCTGCGCCCGCTGCTCACCGCGGCCCTGGACAACGCGCTGGCCCACGGCGACGCCGCGCTCACCGGACCCATCGTCCGCGGCGACCTCGGCACCGTCGAGGCCCACCTGCGCGACGTGGAGGCCAACGCCCCGCAGACCCTGGCGTCGTACGTCGCGCTGGCGCGGGCCACCCTCGGCCGCGCCGTCACCGACGGCCGGCTGGTGCCGCTCCGCGCCCAGCGCATCCGCGAGGCGCTCGACGCCGCGGAGACCCGGGCCCGCGTCCGGGTGCGCTGA
- a CDS encoding bifunctional glycosyltransferase/class I SAM-dependent methyltransferase — protein MTDRASLDATTPPTSPFGREPRIGVLVVAYNAASTLPETLDRIPESFRSKIAEVFVCDDASPDRTYLVGLDYQKSAHDLPISVIRHERNLGYGGNQKAGYKLAAEHDLDIIVMLHADGQYAPEFLPAMVEPLVSGECDAVFGSRMMERGAARKGGMPLYKYVGNKVLTRVENKMLGSDLSEFHSGYRAYNVHTLSELDLSATSDGFNFDTQIIIALHSHGKKIVEIPIPTFYGDEICYVNGMQYAADVVADVAVYRLAKMGFTPGELAQVGDEYDLKESEGSSHTVIQHLLEDMPAGRVLDVGCSGGLLGELLRDRGHHVTGVDYLEIPGVDKRVDEFFQADLEQGLPEEVGGGYDLAVAADVLEHLRNSDQLLREMGSRLNENGKIIISVPNFGHWYPRARTVLGVFDYDQRGILDKTHVRFFTRRSLLRMIQKNGFKVTRMEMTGLPVDVVSGKRSLVKRAVLALDALLVKLRPTMFAYQFVVEVEPVPAPRSVVWARRGR, from the coding sequence ATCGCGGAGGTGTTTGTCTGCGATGACGCGAGTCCCGACCGTACCTACTTGGTAGGCCTCGACTACCAGAAGTCGGCGCACGATCTCCCGATCAGCGTCATCCGCCACGAGCGCAATCTCGGCTACGGAGGCAACCAGAAGGCCGGCTACAAGCTCGCCGCCGAGCACGACCTCGACATCATCGTGATGCTCCACGCGGACGGGCAGTACGCGCCCGAGTTCTTGCCCGCGATGGTCGAGCCTTTGGTCAGCGGCGAGTGCGATGCCGTTTTCGGCTCGCGGATGATGGAGCGCGGCGCGGCCCGGAAGGGTGGCATGCCGCTCTACAAGTACGTCGGCAACAAGGTGCTCACTCGCGTCGAGAACAAGATGCTCGGCTCGGACCTCTCCGAGTTCCACTCGGGGTACCGCGCGTACAACGTGCACACGCTCTCTGAGCTCGACCTGTCCGCGACCTCCGACGGCTTCAACTTCGACACCCAGATCATCATCGCGCTGCACAGCCACGGCAAGAAGATCGTCGAGATCCCCATCCCCACGTTCTACGGCGACGAGATCTGCTACGTCAACGGCATGCAGTACGCCGCCGACGTGGTCGCCGACGTTGCTGTCTACCGGCTGGCAAAGATGGGCTTCACGCCCGGTGAGCTCGCCCAGGTCGGCGACGAGTACGACCTCAAGGAGTCCGAAGGCTCTTCGCACACTGTCATACAGCACCTCCTTGAGGACATGCCGGCCGGCCGTGTGCTCGATGTCGGCTGCTCGGGCGGACTCCTCGGCGAGCTGCTGCGCGACCGGGGCCACCACGTCACCGGCGTCGACTACCTCGAAATCCCAGGCGTCGACAAGCGGGTCGATGAGTTCTTCCAGGCCGACCTCGAGCAAGGGCTGCCGGAGGAGGTGGGCGGTGGCTACGACCTCGCCGTAGCCGCCGACGTGCTCGAGCACCTCCGCAACTCCGACCAGCTCCTGCGCGAGATGGGTAGCCGGCTCAACGAAAACGGCAAAATCATCATCTCGGTCCCGAACTTCGGTCACTGGTACCCCCGCGCGCGCACCGTTCTGGGCGTCTTCGACTACGACCAGCGCGGCATCCTGGACAAGACCCACGTCCGCTTCTTCACCCGGCGCAGCCTGCTGCGGATGATCCAGAAGAACGGCTTCAAGGTCACCCGCATGGAGATGACGGGTCTGCCGGTCGACGTCGTCTCGGGCAAGCGCTCGCTGGTCAAGCGCGCCGTCTTGGCCCTGGACGCACTGCTGGTCAAACTCCGGCCGACGATGTTCGCGTACCAGTTCGTGGTCGAGGTCGAGCCGGTCCCCGCGCCTCGCTCGGTCGTGTGGGCGCGCCGGGGTCGCTGA